The window AGTAGCGGTTATGGAAACGGCAAACTAAACTAACCAGCGCGGGGAAAACAGGAATTGGGGGTGCGGACGTTTTCTTGGACTGGTTTTACGCTGCTTTTCCGATGGCCTGACGGTATTCAACCGGACTCAGACCCCCGAGGGATAGCTTTACACGCCGTTCATTATACCACCGAATATACCGATCCAGTTGATCAATGAACTCTTC is drawn from Alkalispirochaeta americana and contains these coding sequences:
- a CDS encoding IS3 family transposase, producing the protein EEFIDQLDRYIRWYNERRVKLSLGGLSPVEYRQAIGKAA